GGAGGAGCTGGGCGATGCCGTACGTGATGCCGAGGGCAACGGCGCGGCCGCGGTCCAGGCGGCTCAGCCGCGCGATCGCGGGCGGATGGACCAGGATCAGCGCGACCGACGCGATCAGGAACCGCAACGCCAAGTAGTCGGCGACGTCCATCCTGGTGAGCAGGTCCTTGGTCAGGAAGAACGTCGACCCCCACGCGGCCGCAACCGACAGCAGGGCCAGTACGGCGAGACGCGGGTGGTTCACGCCGGACATCAGATCAGATCCCTTGCGGGTAAGCCAAAATCAGAGCACGGTGATCACGATCGTGCTACCGGGTTTGACCTTCCGGCCGCCGACGGGGCTCTGGGCCGCGACGATGTTGAGGCCGAGGTTGAAGGGCGCCTTCTGCACCGTCACCTTGAAGCCCGCGTCGCCGAGGATCTTCTGCGCGTCGGCCGTGGTCTTCCGCTTCACGTCCGGGACCTCGACCAGCGGCGGGCCGAGCGACACGACCAGCGAGACCTTGTCCTTGGCGAACAGCGTGCCGTTGTTCGGCGTCTGGCTGATCACGTTGCCCTCGGCGACCTTCTCGTCGTACTGCGTGCTGCGCCCGACGACGAACCCGAGCTTGGTCAGCGTCTTCTTCGCGTCCCTGTACGACTTGCCGGTCAGGTCCGGGACGGTGATCGGCCGTTTGCCCTTGCTGACCGCGAAGTTCACCGCGGTCCCCGGCTTCACGACCGTGTTGAACCTCGGGCTGATCGCGATCACCTTGCCTGCCGGCACGGTCTCGTTGTACTGCGCGTTGATCTGCCCGGTGATCAGCTTGATCGGCGACAGCGCCTGCTGCGCGGCGTCCAGTTGCAGACCGACGAGCTGCGGCACGCGGTACCGCTCCGGGCCCTTGGAGACGGTGAGACCGATATCACCGTCCTTGCGGATCCGGTCGCCTGCCTTCGGGTCGGTGCTCATGACCTGGCCAGGCTTCACGTCCTCCGAGTAGTCCTGGTTGTCCACGGT
This Kribbella sp. NBC_00482 DNA region includes the following protein-coding sequences:
- a CDS encoding PASTA domain-containing protein, with product MSLGPPLVEVPDVKRKTTADAQKILGDAGFKVTVQKAPFNLGLNIVAAQSPVGGRKVKPGSTIVITVL